A stretch of the Flavobacterium sp. 5 genome encodes the following:
- a CDS encoding GNAT family N-acetyltransferase, with amino-acid sequence MIYVSTDKNKLDVPFIQHFLKDIYWAAGRTLEEVQRTIDASVCFGIYLNDTQIGFARVITDYVVFAYLMDVFITEEHRGKGYSSILIDTMMKEPQLQEVKIWRLATSDAHFLYQKFGFKALAHPEKLMEKIV; translated from the coding sequence ATTATTTACGTTTCTACTGATAAAAACAAATTAGATGTTCCATTCATTCAACATTTTTTGAAGGATATTTATTGGGCAGCTGGAAGAACACTTGAGGAAGTACAAAGAACAATTGATGCTTCAGTTTGTTTTGGAATTTATCTTAATGATACTCAAATTGGTTTTGCCAGAGTGATTACCGATTATGTAGTTTTTGCTTATTTGATGGATGTTTTTATAACCGAAGAACATAGAGGGAAAGGATATTCTTCTATTTTAATCGATACTATGATGAAAGAGCCACAATTACAAGAAGTAAAAATATGGCGTTTAGCAACATCTGATGCTCATTTTTTGTATCAGAAATTTGGTTTCAAAGCATTAGCACACCCCGAAAAATTAATGGAAAAAATAGTATAA